CGATACGGACCGTCGAGTCGAAGGCGGCAGCCAGCCGCTCGATCAGCGGCAGCGTCGGATCGACATCGCTCTCCTCGATGCTCTCGACCGTCTCCTCGCTCAGCCCGGCCCGCTCCGCAAGCTCGGCGGGCGTCCAGCCGAGGGCGGCGCGGCGCGTGTACACGGCCTCGGCCAGCGCCATCCGCATTGCTGCAGCCACTCGCGTACCTCGGGTTCGATCTCGATCGATTAACCCGTTCCGGGCTCGCCAGCGGCCATACGTCCCCCTCATGCTCCGCAAGGGAGCAACGCCTGACCGGGGCGGAGGTTACGGGCT
The genomic region above belongs to Streptomyces sp. 1331.2 and contains:
- a CDS encoding helix-turn-helix transcriptional regulator; this translates as MAAAMRMALAEAVYTRRAALGWTPAELAERAGLSEETVESIEESDVDPTLPLIERLAAAFDSTVRIDPAREPAMRFEAHAA